The stretch of DNA TGGTTGAAACGAACGGGCGCCGGTTGCAGCTGAAATTTGCACAGCAGAGAGAGCATCAGTCTTTGCAGTCGATAGAGATGAGCTCGGAGTTCTCTCATGCCGGTGGTGTCCTCCAGTTTCCGGTCGTCGAAATCCGACTTGGCCAGCTCTTCGTCGACCAATCTGTACATGTCGATGTTGGCGGATCTGGATATGACGCCGGTCAGGCAGGCGATCTCCTTCAAGAAGAGAGGATTCGCTTTGGGGAACGCGTTCCGCAGAACCATCTCGATCGCGTCCCGATGACTTTGGAGAAAACCGCAGACTTGTATGGCGCACGATTGGTTCTCGGTTCCGAGAGTGGTGAGCAGTGCGTCGCAGAGATACAAAGCCGGCAAGAAGATTTGCTGGTACCGTTGGCCGATCGACGGTATGAACGAGTAGTCGTCCCCTTCGAATCCGATATGAACGTCGGGGTGATGATCGAAAACGACCATGCTCGACATGCACGAGAGAATCTTGTTCTCGAGAATGCTCTCGGCGCCGAGCCTGGTGGAGGCCATTCTACAGAACGCTGCCATCTTCGCCTCGTACAGATAGAGCGGTCGTAACGTTTGCGGCTCCGGCTGTAACATACACCGTAACATATTATCGGATTCGAGAAGGCTGTCGATCATGTGCTTCAGGTATCCCCTGCTGGTCAGATAGAGTATCCAAGAGTTGTCGTAATCGAGCTCTAAGATCTTGTCGAGGCAGGAGAGCGCCAGCATCTTGCAAACATCGTGGCCACCGGAACAATTGTGGCAGAGGATGTCCATCAGTTTGGTCCCGAAGCTGTTTATCACCTGTATCGTCGCGTATCGATGGGAACGCTCCTGCACCGGCATCACCCTGTTCACTGTGCTGTCCAGCTGACTAACGTACATAGTGTCAATGATATTGGTGCTCTCCGATTTCTCCAAGCCTACCACGCAAAGGAAATTCAAGAGAGCCGCGTACAGGTGTGTGATCACTTTCTGCGAGGAGGCGCCCGCGTTCAGTATCCATTGCAATATGTGGCTCAGGATGATCTTCATCATCGTTGTGTTCGACGGCGAAGACGGGAACGACTCGTTGTTGTCCGTCTCCGTGATGAAGCTGTTTCGCAGATTGACCAGCAACATCAATACCGTGCCGGACACCAGGGTCTTGATCTCGCTGAgcgcctcgcaagaagtcatcTTTTGCAACAGATCGTGAGACAGATTCAACAAGAGATTTTGCTTCTGCGGCGTGGGTAGCTGTTGATTGGTCGCGACGCAGAACAGTATCTCGGTGATCTGGCACCAGCCTTCGACGAACTTGACGGTCGCGTACGACAGCAGCTTCGTCTGGTTTCTCTTGAAAGCGTGGGTCAAGATCTTCTGCACCTCCTGCTGCATGAGATTCCGTTGAGTCGCGGTCGCGCTGCTCTGCGTCACGGCCAGCTCCTCCGTGATCAGGGAATGCAATTTTCTGATGTCCACGAGGCGCGGACCACCGATCAGGGCGACCGGAACACTGCAACGGCCCAGCACCATCTCTATCTGGGACGGATCGAAGTAATCCAAGGACAACGGGGCTTCCAGCTGAAGCTGGAACTCGATGTAGTGCAGCAGATCCATCAGAAGCTTCTGCGACGGTACTATTTGACCTTTCTCCTGGCCAAAGTCTCCCATCAGACGTTGGACCAGGGAACTTTGTAATCTACCGCCAGCGACCCGTAGCTCGATCGCGGCTAATTTCAGCAGCCACGACATACAACCGAGCTCGGTCGCGGTGTTCTGACCCTCGAAAGGCAGCTTGGAGAGGTGTCTCTGCACGAAATCCTGATTTGCGCTGGTACGAAGAAATCTCAGTACCGAGACGGTGGTCTTGTTGTTCGCGGCCAGCGTATGCAGGAAACAGTAACAAGCTTCCGTGATCTTGTCGCGGCCGCGTTCGAGAGACTGCTCTAAAATTCCCAATATCGAATGCAAGCAGGTTCGTGGGAACCCAAGGAAACCCGGTTGCAGCAGCAACGTTTTTCGAATATCCTTCGTAATGTTGAACGCTAGCAGATAGTGAGAGAGATTCGGCGTCGGCCGTGTAATGCTCTGCATCAGCAAAAGCAGGATTCTTTCTTTACAGTTGCCGGTATATTGTTTCTCGCTCGACTCGATATCGTCCTCCAGCACGACGTCCGTGTCCAAACATTCGACGAACCCGTGCCTGATGTTGGTAGCCAAGGCAGGAGTCGACGTGAACGTCGAGAGCAGCTCGGAGTCGGCTCCTGGTTCGTTTGTCACCTCGAGAATCACGCCGACAGCGTGGAACGCGTGCTGCGGTAGCCACGAGCTGTACGAGACgtatttcgcgacgtttatcatgtagTCGGGCTTCTTCGATTGCGGATCCACCTCTAGAAGCAACCTGGACAAACCGGTTAGGAGTTTGTGTATCGATTTCGCGGCTGCCAGCTGTGCCATGTAGCTGTGCTGTGTTTTCAGTCCTCTCTCCAATATTTCCAGACAATACAGACTACCGTTCTCGAGACTCTTCTTGCCCGGGAAACTTTCGTATAAATCGAAGTTGGAGCAACCTTTGTCCAGGATGTACAATATCACGTGAAGTAGCTCCGATTTCGAGTGCAACTGAGTCATAATGTGGTAGCCCGGAGCAGAGTTGACCACCGTGGTCTCACCACTATGCAGCTCCACCTTACACCCGGTGAAATCCTCCACGGTCGGCTCGTACTGTTTGACCAGCTTCGAGAAAATTTTCAGACAGCCTTCGGCAACCTCCCACTTCTCTGACAAATTTTTGTACGATCGCGTGTGAAACTTGAGGAAAATGGTATTGATGATGAAATGCAGATACGGATCGAAACCAGGATTTCGATGGCCCATTCCCAGCAAACGTGGAATCGGAAAATCGGTCAGGACATCGAGGAGTTCCAACATCGCTCGTGTTAACGGATACTCGTCTTTCTTCGACTCGATCTCCTCCAACTCGGTCTGAACCCCCCGCGGCTGATAGCTGCTGATGGTCGGTATCGTTGATAGTATTTGCGCGGCTTCCAAACTTTGCCACACGGTCGACGAGCTTTCAGGGGATCTTGCTAGTGCGGCTAGAGTCCTTATCAACACTCCTTTCAACGGAATCGATATGCTGCAACTGACCAAACCGATCAAAGATGGTAACACTTTCCATCCCGGATGATCGCATATCGCTATTCTCGACATTTCATCGTTTCTCGCGATAACTTGAACTACCAAGAGTACCGCGTCGAGTCCTTTCACTTCGTCCGGGGTGATACCCTTTGGATGATTCCTTTGCCGGTAAACGGTGTCCTGACTAGGAGGCAATTCTTTTCGCAGGTTGATGTAATACTGGCTCAACGATTTGAAAAAGTGATCCCACGAAATCGTTGTTGATCCTGATGTCCCTAAGAAGAACGTTTATTTTCATTAGAGTTTTGCCAGAGAGTACTGCTCAAACTGTGAACAGTGTACACTTTCGCGCCGCGACAGAAACAGCTGATTACCATTTGGTTTAAGGAAGTTGAACGCTTGTCTCGCAGCCTGCGACGAAGATGCGAGAGACGCTATCATTTTAAGATAAGGTACGAACAGACCGGCTGGCAGTATTTCACCTGCCAGCCGTACGAATTTGAATAGCGCAACTTGTCTCGATGGGAAACGATTCATGTATATAGGCGCGGATACGTGCGTCGAGTCGGAATGATGACACCAATAATCCATCACCAAGTCCAATTTTAGAGGGTCCTCTTTGTACAACTCTGCCACTGTTAGCATCAAATATTCAAAGTGATTGTCCAAGTTTAAAGGTGGCTCGATACCCTCTTGTTGATAGGCTTGTATCAAGCGCATCGATTCGTCCGCTCGACTTCGTAAATCTTTCACTTTTAAAGGCATCAGTAATATAAAATCAGATACAAGAGTATGAAAATAACGAATATAAAATTCTTCGTAGTATATACTCTTGTTCTTGAATAATACTTCAGCCATAAAGTGGAAACATTTGTTGGATAAAGCTGCTTCCAACAGTCTCTCATCTTCATTCGTAATGTTCAATGGCTGCGAATTGATTACAGTTTTAATCGTTGTTAAGGCAACAGCAAAAGCGAATTGTATGACCCCTCGAAGTCCCGCGCTTTCCCAAGTAATAGTCGTCGATAGTAATTTCTCGCTAAATTCTTCGCGCGCACGGCTATCCGAGATCAACGGCATCGAATTTATTAACTCTGAAACAGATGCGATTT from Halictus rubicundus isolate RS-2024b chromosome 8, iyHalRubi1_principal, whole genome shotgun sequence encodes:
- the Nup205 gene encoding nuclear pore complex protein Nup205 isoform X2, with the protein product MAEEKISTADMWTPYKELQNLVERYITSSPTNHDLQYHEFTEALRNHRQNFLTLLKNPPQNANNREEIKKGATEGITLPDLGFQLLPKELVDETLIISDMYNLNELAALDLLCTAQLQMPDHPGLPRGLTAILLYYDGKKALTSTLRMLAQARMGHSWKIDAPIALLRHITEYTDKLEKDNLLQGILSLLKQMDPVKEQELLEKNRALGGSKHRYMVMKLYNDSRQDLADILYLWSAQSSLPNEILLGLLSLLQTRPVESEAREVGLDKVTLALIMSVLNAINFSSLHSRENGEELINSMPLISDSRAREEFSEKLLSTTITWESAGLRGVIQFAFAVALTTIKTVINSQPLNITNEDERLLEAALSNKCFHFMAEVLFKNKSIYYEEFYIRYFHTLVSDFILLMPLKVKDLRSRADESMRLIQAYQQEGIEPPLNLDNHFEYLMLTVAELYKEDPLKLDLVMDYWCHHSDSTHVSAPIYMNRFPSRQVALFKFVRLAGEILPAGLFVPYLKMIASLASSSQAARQAFNFLKPNGTSGSTTISWDHFFKSLSQYYINLRKELPPSQDTVYRQRNHPKGITPDEVKGLDAVLLVVQVIARNDEMSRIAICDHPGWKVLPSLIGLVSCSISIPLKGVLIRTLAALARSPESSSTVWQSLEAAQILSTIPTISSYQPRGVQTELEEIESKKDEYPLTRAMLELLDVLTDFPIPRLLGMGHRNPGFDPYLHFIINTIFLKFHTRSYKNLSEKWEVAEGCLKIFSKLVKQYEPTVEDFTGCKVELHSGETTVVNSAPGYHIMTQLHSKSELLHVILYILDKGCSNFDLYESFPGKKSLENGSLYCLEILERGLKTQHSYMAQLAAAKSIHKLLTGLSRLLLEVDPQSKKPDYMINVAKYVSYSSWLPQHAFHAVGVILEVTNEPGADSELLSTFTSTPALATNIRHGFVECLDTDVVLEDDIESSEKQYTGNCKERILLLLMQSITRPTPNLSHYLLAFNITKDIRKTLLLQPGFLGFPRTCLHSILGILEQSLERGRDKITEACYCFLHTLAANNKTTVSVLRFLRTSANQDFVQRHLSKLPFEGQNTATELGCMSWLLKLAAIELRVAGGRLQSSLVQRLMGDFGQEKGQIVPSQKLLMDLLHYIEFQLQLEAPLSLDYFDPSQIEMVLGRCSVPVALIGGPRLVDIRKLHSLITEELAVTQSSATATQRNLMQQEVQKILTHAFKRNQTKLLSYATVKFVEGWCQITEILFCVATNQQLPTPQKQNLLLNLSHDLLQKMTSCEALSEIKTLVSGTVLMLLVNLRNSFITETDNNESFPSSPSNTTMMKIILSHILQWILNAGASSQKVITHLYAALLNFLCVVGLEKSESTNIIDTMYVSQLDSTVNRVMPVQERSHRYATIQVINSFGTKLMDILCHNCSGGHDVCKMLALSCLDKILELDYDNSWILYLTSRGYLKHMIDSLLESDNMLRCMLQPEPQTLRPLYLYEAKMAAFCRMASTRLGAESILENKILSCMSSMVVFDHHPDVHIGFEGDDYSFIPSIGQRYQQIFLPALYLCDALLTTLGTENQSCAIQVCGFLQSHRDAIEMVLRNAFPKANPLFLKEIACLTGVISRSANIDMYRLVDEELAKSDFDDRKLEDTTGMRELRAHLYRLQRLMLSLLCKFQLQPAPVRFNHEETDANQQHMSCVQIVANIMLYTRNQMQHTRMDQKIRNVLFEPHLTPKSGGREDKMKDNTSGGVRLGTIVDQLVSVTNLLHSELPHIDALIKKLAMVGEMSTTELKEYTSEEEEAELGVRNQRVIVEQRLNRWIKEKRQTIKYCSLIIEHALYILWSHLDFYMIQVISQHSRMQVSSGGIDEDMVAWKGSSETLMELKHGLVSTFTDSFITQLLDTHSEYTTVDHNFVDVLVRRIKRLLQFP
- the Nup205 gene encoding nuclear pore complex protein Nup205 isoform X1 translates to MAEEKISTADMWTPYKELQNLVERYITSSPTNHDLQYHEFTEALRNHRQNFLTLLKNPPQNANNREEIKKGATEGITLPDLGFQLLPKELVDETLIISDMYNLNELAALDLLCTAQLQMPDHPGLPRGLTAILLYYDGKKALTSTLRMLAQARMGHSWKIDAPIALLRHITEYTDKLEKDNLLQGILSLLKQMDPVKEQELLEKNRALGGSKHRYMVMKLYNDSRQDLADILYLWSAQSSLPNEILLGLLSLLQTRPVESEAREVGLDKVTLALIMSVLNAINFSSLHSRENGEGTTNSWQFNIVFIDSNFHVDLISLKIASVSELINSMPLISDSRAREEFSEKLLSTTITWESAGLRGVIQFAFAVALTTIKTVINSQPLNITNEDERLLEAALSNKCFHFMAEVLFKNKSIYYEEFYIRYFHTLVSDFILLMPLKVKDLRSRADESMRLIQAYQQEGIEPPLNLDNHFEYLMLTVAELYKEDPLKLDLVMDYWCHHSDSTHVSAPIYMNRFPSRQVALFKFVRLAGEILPAGLFVPYLKMIASLASSSQAARQAFNFLKPNGTSGSTTISWDHFFKSLSQYYINLRKELPPSQDTVYRQRNHPKGITPDEVKGLDAVLLVVQVIARNDEMSRIAICDHPGWKVLPSLIGLVSCSISIPLKGVLIRTLAALARSPESSSTVWQSLEAAQILSTIPTISSYQPRGVQTELEEIESKKDEYPLTRAMLELLDVLTDFPIPRLLGMGHRNPGFDPYLHFIINTIFLKFHTRSYKNLSEKWEVAEGCLKIFSKLVKQYEPTVEDFTGCKVELHSGETTVVNSAPGYHIMTQLHSKSELLHVILYILDKGCSNFDLYESFPGKKSLENGSLYCLEILERGLKTQHSYMAQLAAAKSIHKLLTGLSRLLLEVDPQSKKPDYMINVAKYVSYSSWLPQHAFHAVGVILEVTNEPGADSELLSTFTSTPALATNIRHGFVECLDTDVVLEDDIESSEKQYTGNCKERILLLLMQSITRPTPNLSHYLLAFNITKDIRKTLLLQPGFLGFPRTCLHSILGILEQSLERGRDKITEACYCFLHTLAANNKTTVSVLRFLRTSANQDFVQRHLSKLPFEGQNTATELGCMSWLLKLAAIELRVAGGRLQSSLVQRLMGDFGQEKGQIVPSQKLLMDLLHYIEFQLQLEAPLSLDYFDPSQIEMVLGRCSVPVALIGGPRLVDIRKLHSLITEELAVTQSSATATQRNLMQQEVQKILTHAFKRNQTKLLSYATVKFVEGWCQITEILFCVATNQQLPTPQKQNLLLNLSHDLLQKMTSCEALSEIKTLVSGTVLMLLVNLRNSFITETDNNESFPSSPSNTTMMKIILSHILQWILNAGASSQKVITHLYAALLNFLCVVGLEKSESTNIIDTMYVSQLDSTVNRVMPVQERSHRYATIQVINSFGTKLMDILCHNCSGGHDVCKMLALSCLDKILELDYDNSWILYLTSRGYLKHMIDSLLESDNMLRCMLQPEPQTLRPLYLYEAKMAAFCRMASTRLGAESILENKILSCMSSMVVFDHHPDVHIGFEGDDYSFIPSIGQRYQQIFLPALYLCDALLTTLGTENQSCAIQVCGFLQSHRDAIEMVLRNAFPKANPLFLKEIACLTGVISRSANIDMYRLVDEELAKSDFDDRKLEDTTGMRELRAHLYRLQRLMLSLLCKFQLQPAPVRFNHEETDANQQHMSCVQIVANIMLYTRNQMQHTRMDQKIRNVLFEPHLTPKSGGREDKMKDNTSGGVRLGTIVDQLVSVTNLLHSELPHIDALIKKLAMVGEMSTTELKEYTSEEEEAELGVRNQRVIVEQRLNRWIKEKRQTIKYCSLIIEHALYILWSHLDFYMIQVISQHSRMQVSSGGIDEDMVAWKGSSETLMELKHGLVSTFTDSFITQLLDTHSEYTTVDHNFVDVLVRRIKRLLQFP
- the Nup205 gene encoding nuclear pore complex protein Nup205 isoform X3, whose protein sequence is MAEEKISTADMWTPYKELQNLVERYITSSPTNHDLQYHEFTEALRNHRQNFLTLLKNPPQNANNREEIKKGATEGITLPDLGFQLLPKELVDETLIISDMYNLNELAALDLLCTAQLQMPDHPGLPRGLTAILLYYDGKKALTSTLRMLAQARMGHSWKIDAPIALLRHITEYTDKLEKDNLLQGILSLLKQMDPVKEQELLEKNRALGGSKHRYMVMKLYNDSRQDLADILYLWSAQSSLPNEILLGLLSLLQTRPVESEAREVGLDKVTLALIMSVLNAINFSSLHSRENGEELINSMPLISDSRAREEFSEKLLSTTITWESAGLRGVIQFAFAVALTTIKTVINSQPLNITNEDERLLEAALSNKCFHFMAEVLFKNKSIYYEEFYIRYFHTLVSDFILLMPLKVKDLRSRADESMRLIQAYQQEGIEPPLNLDNHFEYLMLTVAELYKEDPLKLDLVMDYWCHHSDSTHVSAPIYMNRFPSRQVALFKFVRLAGEILPAGLFVPYLKMIASLASSSQAARQAFNFLKPNGSTTISWDHFFKSLSQYYINLRKELPPSQDTVYRQRNHPKGITPDEVKGLDAVLLVVQVIARNDEMSRIAICDHPGWKVLPSLIGLVSCSISIPLKGVLIRTLAALARSPESSSTVWQSLEAAQILSTIPTISSYQPRGVQTELEEIESKKDEYPLTRAMLELLDVLTDFPIPRLLGMGHRNPGFDPYLHFIINTIFLKFHTRSYKNLSEKWEVAEGCLKIFSKLVKQYEPTVEDFTGCKVELHSGETTVVNSAPGYHIMTQLHSKSELLHVILYILDKGCSNFDLYESFPGKKSLENGSLYCLEILERGLKTQHSYMAQLAAAKSIHKLLTGLSRLLLEVDPQSKKPDYMINVAKYVSYSSWLPQHAFHAVGVILEVTNEPGADSELLSTFTSTPALATNIRHGFVECLDTDVVLEDDIESSEKQYTGNCKERILLLLMQSITRPTPNLSHYLLAFNITKDIRKTLLLQPGFLGFPRTCLHSILGILEQSLERGRDKITEACYCFLHTLAANNKTTVSVLRFLRTSANQDFVQRHLSKLPFEGQNTATELGCMSWLLKLAAIELRVAGGRLQSSLVQRLMGDFGQEKGQIVPSQKLLMDLLHYIEFQLQLEAPLSLDYFDPSQIEMVLGRCSVPVALIGGPRLVDIRKLHSLITEELAVTQSSATATQRNLMQQEVQKILTHAFKRNQTKLLSYATVKFVEGWCQITEILFCVATNQQLPTPQKQNLLLNLSHDLLQKMTSCEALSEIKTLVSGTVLMLLVNLRNSFITETDNNESFPSSPSNTTMMKIILSHILQWILNAGASSQKVITHLYAALLNFLCVVGLEKSESTNIIDTMYVSQLDSTVNRVMPVQERSHRYATIQVINSFGTKLMDILCHNCSGGHDVCKMLALSCLDKILELDYDNSWILYLTSRGYLKHMIDSLLESDNMLRCMLQPEPQTLRPLYLYEAKMAAFCRMASTRLGAESILENKILSCMSSMVVFDHHPDVHIGFEGDDYSFIPSIGQRYQQIFLPALYLCDALLTTLGTENQSCAIQVCGFLQSHRDAIEMVLRNAFPKANPLFLKEIACLTGVISRSANIDMYRLVDEELAKSDFDDRKLEDTTGMRELRAHLYRLQRLMLSLLCKFQLQPAPVRFNHEETDANQQHMSCVQIVANIMLYTRNQMQHTRMDQKIRNVLFEPHLTPKSGGREDKMKDNTSGGVRLGTIVDQLVSVTNLLHSELPHIDALIKKLAMVGEMSTTELKEYTSEEEEAELGVRNQRVIVEQRLNRWIKEKRQTIKYCSLIIEHALYILWSHLDFYMIQVISQHSRMQVSSGGIDEDMVAWKGSSETLMELKHGLVSTFTDSFITQLLDTHSEYTTVDHNFVDVLVRRIKRLLQFP